Below is a window of Chryseobacterium arthrosphaerae DNA.
CCATTCTGTCCTGATCAGTTGGTTCGGAATAATCTGGTGAACTTTCACTACGTTTTTTACACCGTACATTTCCCATTCCCAAGTTACCTCTGTTCCTTCTTCCAATTTTCCGGTAGATTTTGTAAACCAGAAATGAGTAGTGACTTCGGGGTTGATGAATGCTTCAAAAACATCTTCAACCGGTTTTCTGATAAGCATCTGAGCTTCCACATACACATTAGAATCCATGATATAA
It encodes the following:
- a CDS encoding SRPBCC family protein, encoding MDSNVYVEAQMLIRKPVEDVFEAFINPEVTTHFWFTKSTGKLEEGTEVTWEWEMYGVKNVVKVHQIIPNQLIRTEWGEPSVNVDYEFKTMENGTLVVIKSYGFSQTGEDLLKEINDNTGGFTTVLDGCKAYLEHGINLRLIEDKFPSK